The following proteins are encoded in a genomic region of Oncorhynchus keta strain PuntledgeMale-10-30-2019 chromosome 6, Oket_V2, whole genome shotgun sequence:
- the LOC118384892 gene encoding high mobility group-T protein isoform X2 produces MLQKLRLKTLRIAGNSTYSHCSALRYSGSRFDIEMGKDPRKPRGKMSSYAYFVQTCREEHKKKHPEASVNFSEFSKKCSERWKTMSAKEKGKFEDLAKLDKVRYEREMRSYIPPKGEKKKRFKDPNAPKRPSSAFFIFCADFRPQVKGETPGLSIGDVAKKLGEKWNNLTAEDKVPYEKKASKLKEKYEKDITAYRNKGKVPVSMPAKAAAPAKDDDDDDDDDDDEDDDDDDDEDDE; encoded by the exons ATGTTACAGAAGCTAAGACTGAAGACACTGCGTATCGCTGGTAATTCCACATACAGCCATTGCAGTGCATTGAGATACAGCGGCAGCCGCTTTG ATATTGAGATGGGGAAAGATCCAAGGAAGCCGAGGGGCAAGATGTCCTCCTATGCCTACTTTGTCCAGACCTGTCGGGAGGAGCACAAGAAGAAACACCCAGAAGCTTCCGTCAACTTCTCAGAGTTCTCCAAGAAGTGCTCTGAGAGATGGAAG ACCATGTCCGCCAAGGAGAAGGGGAAGTTTGAGGATCTGGCCAAACTGGACAAGGTGCGAtatgagagggagatgaggagctacATTCCTCccaagggagagaagaagaagaggttcAAGGACCCCAACGCCCCCAAGAGACCATC GTCTGCGTTCTTCATCTTCTGCGCTGACTTCAGACCCCAGGTGAAGGGGGAGACCCCGGGCCTGTCTATCGGTGATGTGGCCAAGAAGCTGGGAGAGAAGTGGAACAACCTAACAGCGGAGGACAAGGTACCCTATGAGAAGAAGGCTTCCAAGCTGAAGGAGAAGTACGAGAAG GACATCACTGCGTACCGCAACAAGGGTAAGGTGCCGGTCAGCATGCCAGCGAAGGCCGCCGCACCCGCCAAGGACGACGACGACGATGATGACGACGACGATGATGaggatgacgatgatgacgatgatgaggaTGACGAGTAG
- the LOC118384892 gene encoding high mobility group-T protein isoform X3: MSDIEMGKDPRKPRGKMSSYAYFVQTCREEHKKKHPEASVNFSEFSKKCSERWKTMSAKEKGKFEDLAKLDKVRYEREMRSYIPPKGEKKKRFKDPNAPKRPSSAFFIFCADFRPQVKGETPGLSIGDVAKKLGEKWNNLTAEDKVPYEKKASKLKEKYEKDITAYRNKGKVPVSMPAKAAAPAKDDDDDDDDDDDEDDDDDDDEDDE, translated from the exons ATGTCAG ATATTGAGATGGGGAAAGATCCAAGGAAGCCGAGGGGCAAGATGTCCTCCTATGCCTACTTTGTCCAGACCTGTCGGGAGGAGCACAAGAAGAAACACCCAGAAGCTTCCGTCAACTTCTCAGAGTTCTCCAAGAAGTGCTCTGAGAGATGGAAG ACCATGTCCGCCAAGGAGAAGGGGAAGTTTGAGGATCTGGCCAAACTGGACAAGGTGCGAtatgagagggagatgaggagctacATTCCTCccaagggagagaagaagaagaggttcAAGGACCCCAACGCCCCCAAGAGACCATC GTCTGCGTTCTTCATCTTCTGCGCTGACTTCAGACCCCAGGTGAAGGGGGAGACCCCGGGCCTGTCTATCGGTGATGTGGCCAAGAAGCTGGGAGAGAAGTGGAACAACCTAACAGCGGAGGACAAGGTACCCTATGAGAAGAAGGCTTCCAAGCTGAAGGAGAAGTACGAGAAG GACATCACTGCGTACCGCAACAAGGGTAAGGTGCCGGTCAGCATGCCAGCGAAGGCCGCCGCACCCGCCAAGGACGACGACGACGATGATGACGACGACGATGATGaggatgacgatgatgacgatgatgaggaTGACGAGTAG
- the LOC118384892 gene encoding high mobility group-T protein isoform X1 — MRRKELSEEFRDKVVDRHRLGEGYKKISHTLSIPLGTVRSIIKKWKVYGTTETLPRSGRPSKISSWAKRILALELTMRPTASLKELQSSMAEMGENVHESTIARSFAKCSRYGRSERRRTLQKANSDLQSRAEFAEKHLDIEMGKDPRKPRGKMSSYAYFVQTCREEHKKKHPEASVNFSEFSKKCSERWKTMSAKEKGKFEDLAKLDKVRYEREMRSYIPPKGEKKKRFKDPNAPKRPSSAFFIFCADFRPQVKGETPGLSIGDVAKKLGEKWNNLTAEDKVPYEKKASKLKEKYEKDITAYRNKGKVPVSMPAKAAAPAKDDDDDDDDDDDEDDDDDDDEDDE, encoded by the exons ATGAGGCGCAAAGAGCTTTCAGAAGAGTTCAGGGATAAAGTTGTAGATCGGCACAGATTAGGGGAAGGTTATAAGAAAATTTCCCATACATTGAGTATCCCATTGGGTACAGTCAGGTCAATCATTAAGAAGTGGAAGGTGTATGGCACCACTGAGACTCTGCCCAGATCAGGACGGCCTTCCAAAATAAGCAGTTGGGCGAAAAGGATTCTTGCTCTGGAACTCACCATGAGGCCAACTGCCTCGTTGAAAGAGCTGCAGAGTTCcatggctgagatgggagaaaaTGTCCATGAATCAACTATAGCTCGATCATTCGCCAAATGTAGCCGGTATGGCCGATCGGAAAGAAGGAGAACATTACAGAAAGCAAACAGCGATCTCCAATCACGTGCAGAGTTTGCAGAAAAGCATTTAG ATATTGAGATGGGGAAAGATCCAAGGAAGCCGAGGGGCAAGATGTCCTCCTATGCCTACTTTGTCCAGACCTGTCGGGAGGAGCACAAGAAGAAACACCCAGAAGCTTCCGTCAACTTCTCAGAGTTCTCCAAGAAGTGCTCTGAGAGATGGAAG ACCATGTCCGCCAAGGAGAAGGGGAAGTTTGAGGATCTGGCCAAACTGGACAAGGTGCGAtatgagagggagatgaggagctacATTCCTCccaagggagagaagaagaagaggttcAAGGACCCCAACGCCCCCAAGAGACCATC GTCTGCGTTCTTCATCTTCTGCGCTGACTTCAGACCCCAGGTGAAGGGGGAGACCCCGGGCCTGTCTATCGGTGATGTGGCCAAGAAGCTGGGAGAGAAGTGGAACAACCTAACAGCGGAGGACAAGGTACCCTATGAGAAGAAGGCTTCCAAGCTGAAGGAGAAGTACGAGAAG GACATCACTGCGTACCGCAACAAGGGTAAGGTGCCGGTCAGCATGCCAGCGAAGGCCGCCGCACCCGCCAAGGACGACGACGACGATGATGACGACGACGATGATGaggatgacgatgatgacgatgatgaggaTGACGAGTAG